The window TAGAACTACACGTTAATCATCGATTCCTGTGTGTAAACCTATGTATGGACACTCGCATGTGGACTCATTTAAGAGATCTCGCATTGGCTTCCTGTATGTGGTGACCGATGATGAAAGATAATCTAGAACGCATGATGAATTATTGTCCTTTTATGTGCAGTTGTGATGTCCCCTTCAGTTTTCAAATTTAAGAAGTTTGGACTATAGGAACAGAACACCAGCCACTGATTTAACTCCAAATGCCATGTATCTGGGACCCACCAAACCAACCTCAACCTAAGGTTCCGTTTTGTGTGGTTCATCTTTCCTAGTCTTTGAGAAAAGGTACAGTCAGCATTCACTTCCGTTAACCTTCCGATAGCAACCTCCAAAAAGTAAAACAGGGTGGGAACGAAAACATGTGGCGGTAACATCACGTTCTGGACTAAaaaggcgagagagagagagagagagagagagagagattgaagtgGCAACTTGCGTATGCATGGTGTTAACAGCAACAGCAAGATTCACATTAAAACGCCTCTAGCAATCTTATCTATTCCGAAATTAACAAAAGATCAAGAAGATACCTTGTGCcatgtttgaaaaatgaagtACCATAGAGCTGAGCAAAAATAACAAAACCAACAAATGCATTCGTTCATTAATTTCCAAGATCTTATGTCATTTCACCATTTTCACTACAATCTAGATAGGCCAAAAACGAGTGACAGTACGGGAAGACATTGATCCAACAATGTTTTTGCCGGAAGGTTGAAGTTACAATGTTTTTCTTCAActttctcaattaaataattcatccTCACACTTTTGTATTTTTCGTCGATTATTCCCTTCCTTCCCCGCATCATTTCTTTATTgcatcacaaccaaacaaagaaTTGAAATACTCTTGTTGATTCATTCCattgttaaaagaaaaagtgcCACTAAATTATTAAGGTCCTGGAATGCTATAACATTCTGACAACGTAGATTCAAAAATTctcacccaaaaaataaaatatagaaatcACTACTTTCTTCATATTAGCTTCTACTTCTATCTCAGATGAAgtcctaaaaaaacaaaatattcaaactagATTTGGGGACACCGTGCCAATAAAGCAAAGTTATATCGCAACATCTCTGTATCAATGTTCCTTGAGAAAAGGTACCTTATCTACAAGGTACCTTTTGATTGAGTCGACCACCTTCACAGGAAAAGCCTCATCTTCTGGGTAATAAGCAATTGGATCAGCTAATAATGGATCTGGAAGATCAAGAATGCCTTCCACCGTGGCATGAAGgcaataagctgagtaggtaaCATGATATCCACCTTCTTGGACAATGAGAATGCGGCCTCCACTGTGCCTATCCGCGAGGCCACGAATTGTTCGACCAATCGCCCGATATCCATCCATTGTCAAGCACTGCCTTCCATTTGGATCGAACTACAGTGGCAAAGACAATAATCACCATGTAAGACATTCTGGTAAAACAGAGACACGTAAAAGATTATTGTGAAGATAAAAGTCCTTTTGGATCTAAAGCCAAATATCTCAGTTCAGGTAGCTATCCACATAAAACTTAATCAAGATAAGATTCtgtattttcaactttgggTCAGAGGGATGAACTCTCCAATATGCATATCCTACTCATTTTTGGACGTTCACAATTTGTGGATTATGGGTGTAGTGAAAAGATGGGGTGAACAATGAGCTTTAACAATCACGAACAAAAATGTCACCAAGTTTGGCAATTTTATGCACCAACACATCCATAGTTTTCTGGATGATGTAGCTTGCATTGATGGATCTAAGGATGCTATAAAGTTTGATTGCCTTATTGTGCTTCCACTAGTAACTTATGCGGACTGCAACAGTTTTCATGAAAATCAGAAGGTGCTCATTTCGCAGTTCTAAACACGCCCTAAGCTCTCATCACGTTATACAAGCATTTTGGcttgaaagagaaaaagctcATCCTCATCTGAGAAATGGTCTCCACTTCAGGAAGATGTTGCTTTGAACTGATTAAGGTGCCATTCTCCTGAGTAACAGCTTGTACAATTACACCATATCCCAAATCCCACGCTCACATGGCCCTTTTACAATAACAATCGTAGTTCCACTTTAGGTCGTGCTCCAATTAAGGCTAATTTTCTTCAGAGACAGCTTCTCAGGGCTTTCTTAGTAATGTCATAAGTATTTCCAAGCCTTCATCTTTCTGGTAATAACAAGCTTTAATCCTTACTAGAAATATATCTCAGCCATCTTACAAGATTAACAATACTATGAGATTACTATAGAAAATGGTAGTTGCTAGAATGAAGTAATTCTCTCCTTTAACCAAGGCACAACCCACAGCAGCTGCCCCAGAAGCAAAAATCCCACACTTTCCGTTTTGGAGAATCATCTAGCTTTCTTGAGCAAATAGAAAGAGATTCTTCAGCCACAAAAAAAACTGATCTAGATAAAAGGAGGAAAGATTCTCATAAAGTGCCACTCTGTCAAATGCATAGCTCATATTAAAAGTTAATCGAACATTCAACTAACATGTAACTGACTTGTTTAGTAGTTCTGTGACTCCCAACAGTATATTTCTATGCACTAATAGAGTAGCATACACCAGCTTAGCAAGTTCAGTTTTACATCAATTACAGGAGAAAGTGTACCTGGATATAACGGGAGGGGAAATAAAGAGGATCTACTTACCGCGCTAGAGTCTTGGCCAACAACAAGAACAACCATTTCAGGTTTGAAACTCTCCACAGCTGGCACAACCAGCTCAGTCACAGCATACTCGTATCCCCTGTCTCCGGTTCCATTTGGCAACGGAATGTTCATATTATACCCGTATCCTTCATCCTCACCAAGCTCATCGACAGATCCACTTTGTGGATGAGATGGACCCCAGGACCCGTGATTCATGTGAAGAGATGGTAAGAACGTCACTGGATTGGTAAAATCCCTCCGCTGTTCCATTTCCATAGTGCACATCTATATCAACAACGACAACCCTTTTGCACCCAGAGTCCAATGCCAATCGAACTGCTAGACCGGCATTGTTTAGGAAGCAATATCCATCGGCTTGAGAAGGCTGAGCATGGTGACCAGGTGGCCTCACTAGTGCATATGCAATCTTCCCCTTACCATCAAGTACGTACTTCATAGCAGAAAGTGTGTTACCAGCAGCAAGAAGCGCGGCATCCCATGACCCTGGGTTCAAGAAAGTTCCAGAGCAAAGAACTTTCCCTCCGTTTTTATCAGCTTCCACTAGTTCATTTATGTATTCTGGAAGGTCAAAGATGAAAATCACATCCGACTTGAGATAGTTTTCCACATTCAACTTATTACCAACCCGATGCA of the Eucalyptus grandis isolate ANBG69807.140 chromosome 10, ASM1654582v1, whole genome shotgun sequence genome contains:
- the LOC120288667 gene encoding LOW QUALITY PROTEIN: histone deacetylase 8-like (The sequence of the model RefSeq protein was modified relative to this genomic sequence to represent the inferred CDS: inserted 2 bases in 1 codon); the protein is MAAAPSSPPTNRVDVFWHDGMLSHDTGRGVFDTGIRPGFLDVLEKHPENPDRVRNMVSILKRGPISPFISWHTATPALISQLLSFHSPEYINELVEADKNGGKVLCSGTFLNPGSWDAALLAAGNTLSAMKYVLDGKGKIAYALVRPPGHHAQPSQADGYCFLNNAGLAVRLALDSGCKRVVVVDIDVHYGNGTAEGFYQSSDVLTXSLHMNHGSWGPSHPQSGSVDELGEDEGYGYNMNIPLPNGTGDRGYEYAVTELVVPAVESFKPEMVVLVVGQDSSAFDPNGRQCLTMDGYRAIGRTIRGLADRHSGGRILIVQEGGYHVTYSAYCLHATVEGILDLPDPLLADPIAYYPEDEAFPVKVVDSIKRYLVDKVPFLKEH